The sequence TATGTATCCTTATCGTCTTTTATATAATTTTTAGCAAGACCCAAAAATGATACCAGCTCATCTACAGTGCCATAACTTTCAACTCTTATATCATCTTTTGATACTCTCTTATTGTCAAAAAGACTTGTCTGCCCTTTATCCCCGGTTTTCGTGTATATCTTCACAAATAATTCCTCCTTCATTTTAATTTCTCTTTTTTGGTCTTGGACCATAAAACTGATAATAATTCACTTTAATTTTTCCATTAAATAATTTTCTTCTCCTATCAGCTCTCCTTCCGTATATTTTTTCAAACTCCTCGTTAGATGTAAGAAAATAAAGAGACCATGTATCCAAAAAACTGAAAACTTCACCCATTTTTCTGTATAAATCCTCTACTTTTTCTTTCTCTCCCATTCTCTCTCCATAGGGAGGATTTGATATGATAACTCCGTATTTTTTCTTGGAGCTTAGTTGCAATGCATCCTTTGTTTCATAGGTAATACAGTCGTCCACTCCCATCTCATACGTATTCTCTCTTGCAATTTTAACAGCTTCTTTATCAATATCATACCCAAAAATTTTCAGTTCTCTCTCCTGTATAATAGATTTCCTTGCAAAAATCTTTTCTTCTTTCCAATATTCTTCTTTTATTTTTTGCCAATCTTCTGCCGCAAAACTTCTCTGTATTCCCGGAGCGATATTTTTCCCTATCATAGCAGCTTCAATGGGAATAGTGCCGGAACCGCAAAATGGATCAATAAGTATTCTCTCCGGACTCCAATAACTTAGTTGAATCATAGCCGCAGCAATTGTTTCCTTTACAGGTGCATTGACATGCATTTTTCTGTATCCTCTCATATGAAGGGCTTCCCCTGAAGTATCAATGGATAGAGTTGCCACATCTTTTAAAATCGAAACCAATATTGTAAATTTAGCTCCTGTTTCTTTAAACCATTCAGTTTTATATTTTGTTTTTAATTTTTCTACAACTGCTTTTTTAACTATGGCTTGGCAATCTGAAATGCTGAATAGCTTAGAATCCACGGATTTTCCGTTTACGGTAAACTCCCCGTCTTCATCTATCCATTCTTCCCAAGGAAGTGCTTTAGTTTTTTCGAACAATTCATCAAAGGTTAAAGCCTTAAATTCCCCCATTTTTAAGAATACCCTATCGGCAGTTCTAAGCCAGATATTTGTCTTTGCAATATCTTTTTCTTCACCTTTAAATGTTACCTTTCCATTTTCAACTTTTAAATCCGTATATCCTAATTTTAAAAGCTCCCTTTTAACTAATGATTCCAAACCAAAAGTCGAGGTCGCAATAAGTTCTATTTGTCCCATTTTATCCTCCCAATAATTAATTACCTTAATATTATACACCAAAACTAAATTAAATACTTTTTAAATGAGTACTTTTTAAAATCCTTGGGTATATAATGTTATAGGTTAAATTCTATATGACGAATATAGAAAACAAAAAACAATAGGGAGGGTCTTTAATATATGAAAAATATAGGAGAAACAATTCAAAGCGGAGATTGGAAGGGTGAAAAACATGTGCCTGTAATTCATGCCCCTGAAAAAGTTAAAAAAGGAGAAGCATTTGAAATAAAAGCAATAGTAGGAGAAAAAATACCTCACCCGAATACTTTGGAACATCACATTTGTTGGATAAAAATATTCTTTCAGCCTAAAGATGCAAAATTCCCAATAGAAATCGGAAATTCTGAATTCAGTGCTCACGGAGAAAGCGAAATATACAATGAGCCTTCCGTTTCTCTGACTACAAAAATTGATAAATCCGGTACAATTCATGCGTTAAGCTATTGTAATATTCACGGTCTATGGGAAAATAGCATAGAAATTTCCGTAGAATAGTGAGGTAAAAGATGAGGCTGTTAAAAAGAAGCTTCATCTTTTTTTATAATAATCTATCTCCTTGTTCTGGTATCCTTGACTAAAAGTTATTTATATTATATATTTTAATTGTAGTTAAATTTAATATTTAGGTAAAGGTACAAAGATTTATATTTCTTTGTTTAAAAGGGAAACAAGTAAAAGTCTTGTACGGTCCCGCCACTGTGAAGGTGAGAATTTTAAAATATGCCACTGAGAAATTGGGAAGGCTTAAAATTCTATGAACCTAAGTCAGGATACCTGCCTTTGCTAATGCACTAAAAACTCTACGGTAGATAGGGAGTGTTTCAGAATAGAATTATTATGTAAATACATAATGTTATTTTGCTTGTCACAGTTCCTGAAACCGCCGAGTTCAGGAACTTTTTTATTGCCCAAAATCATGAGGAGGTTAAAAGAGTGATAGAAGATAGAATAAAAGATATTGAGCTAAGAAAAAAAATAACTACAGCTGAAAACGCTGCACTATTTATTAAAAATGGTATGACAATTGCTACAAGTGGCTTTACTCCTTCAGGATATCCAAAAGCTACACCATTAGCACTTAGTAAAAGAATTAAAAACAATAACGAAAATATAAAAATTACATTAATTACAGGAGCTTCCGTCGGAGATGAATTGGACGGTGAATTAGCCAGAAATAATATTACAAAAAAAAGAATTCCCTATCAAACAAATGATAGCTGTAGAAAAGCTATAAACAATGGAGACATTCAATTTTGTGATGTTCATTTAAGCCTATTGCCTCAATACATTAATTATAATTATTTGGAAGATATAGATATCGGAATCGTAGAAGCATCTGAAATTACCGAAAACGGATGTATGATACCAACTACCTCTGTAGGTATAACACCAACTATAGTAAAAAAAGCTAAAAAATTAATAATAGAAATAAATACAAGTCAACCAATAGATCTAAGAGGAATACACGACATATATACTTTACCAAATCCCCCAAAAAGAACGCCTATACCTATACTAAACTGCAAAGATAGAATCGGTACAAATTATATCCAAATAGATAAAAATAAGATAATCGCCATAGTTTTCACGGATATAAGAGATGATGTTAAAAAATTAGCAGAACCAAATAAAGACAGTAATTTAATGGCGGAAATTTTTTTGGAATTTTTAGACCATGAAATCAAAGCAGGCAGAATTCCAAGAAAATTATTGCCCTTTCAATCCGGGGTTGGTTCAGTATCAAATTCAATACTAAATGGATTCTCTCGTTCAAAGTATGATAAGCTTCAATTTTATTCAGAGGTAATACAGGATTCAATGTTGGACTTAATAGATATAGGAAAAGTACAAATAGCGTCCGGAACTGCTATTTCCCCTTCTCCGGAAGGATTAAATAAATTTTATGATGATATTAAAAGATATAAATCGAAGATAATATTAAGACCACAAGAGATTAGCAATAACCCGGAAATAATCCGAAGACTCGGGGTCATAGCAATGAATACGGCAATAGAAGTAGATATATACGGTAATGTAAATTCCTCTAATATAATGGGTGGAAATCTCATGAATGGGATAGGAGGCTCAGGGGATTTTGCCAGAAATGCCTATCTATCAGTATTCTTTACAAAGTCCACAGCTAAAAATGAAACTATTTCCACCGTAGTACCTCTTGTATCTCATGTCGATCACACCGAACATGATGTCAACATAATTATTACTGAGCAAGGAA is a genomic window of Acidilutibacter cellobiosedens containing:
- a CDS encoding THUMP domain-containing class I SAM-dependent RNA methyltransferase encodes the protein MGQIELIATSTFGLESLVKRELLKLGYTDLKVENGKVTFKGEEKDIAKTNIWLRTADRVFLKMGEFKALTFDELFEKTKALPWEEWIDEDGEFTVNGKSVDSKLFSISDCQAIVKKAVVEKLKTKYKTEWFKETGAKFTILVSILKDVATLSIDTSGEALHMRGYRKMHVNAPVKETIAAAMIQLSYWSPERILIDPFCGSGTIPIEAAMIGKNIAPGIQRSFAAEDWQKIKEEYWKEEKIFARKSIIQERELKIFGYDIDKEAVKIARENTYEMGVDDCITYETKDALQLSSKKKYGVIISNPPYGERMGEKEKVEDLYRKMGEVFSFLDTWSLYFLTSNEEFEKIYGRRADRRRKLFNGKIKVNYYQFYGPRPKKRN
- a CDS encoding class II SORL domain-containing protein is translated as MKNIGETIQSGDWKGEKHVPVIHAPEKVKKGEAFEIKAIVGEKIPHPNTLEHHICWIKIFFQPKDAKFPIEIGNSEFSAHGESEIYNEPSVSLTTKIDKSGTIHALSYCNIHGLWENSIEISVE
- a CDS encoding succinate CoA transferase, with the translated sequence MIEDRIKDIELRKKITTAENAALFIKNGMTIATSGFTPSGYPKATPLALSKRIKNNNENIKITLITGASVGDELDGELARNNITKKRIPYQTNDSCRKAINNGDIQFCDVHLSLLPQYINYNYLEDIDIGIVEASEITENGCMIPTTSVGITPTIVKKAKKLIIEINTSQPIDLRGIHDIYTLPNPPKRTPIPILNCKDRIGTNYIQIDKNKIIAIVFTDIRDDVKKLAEPNKDSNLMAEIFLEFLDHEIKAGRIPRKLLPFQSGVGSVSNSILNGFSRSKYDKLQFYSEVIQDSMLDLIDIGKVQIASGTAISPSPEGLNKFYDDIKRYKSKIILRPQEISNNPEIIRRLGVIAMNTAIEVDIYGNVNSSNIMGGNLMNGIGGSGDFARNAYLSVFFTKSTAKNETISTVVPLVSHVDHTEHDVNIIITEQGIADLRGLSPKERAISIINNCANPIYKDLLSDYLKEAMKSKKNIPILLNRAFKCFESLEKTDTMKRGNIVYYANLINRKGDDYEEKSK